A single Curtobacterium sp. MCJR17_020 DNA region contains:
- a CDS encoding ABC transporter ATP-binding protein has translation MTDAVDPTNASSASSPSQAATLEREPVLRAKNLVAGYLPGVNILNGCDLDCYPGELIGIIGPNGAGKSTLLKALFGLVSIREGSVTLQGEDITNLKANKLVQAGVGFVPQTNNVFPSLSIEENLQMGLYLRPRKFAERLEVIYDLFPVLAQRRGQRAGSLSGGERQSVAMARALMMDPKVLLLDEPSAGLSPVRQDETFLRTRRINKAGVSIVMVEQNARRCLQICDRGYVLDQGRNAYSGTGKELADDPKVIELYLGTLAKDVDAGR, from the coding sequence ATGACGGACGCAGTCGACCCCACGAACGCGAGCAGCGCCTCCAGTCCGTCCCAGGCGGCCACGTTGGAACGCGAGCCGGTGCTGCGCGCGAAGAACCTCGTCGCCGGCTACCTGCCGGGCGTGAACATCCTGAACGGCTGCGACCTGGACTGCTACCCCGGCGAGCTGATCGGGATCATCGGGCCGAACGGTGCGGGCAAGTCCACGCTGCTCAAGGCCCTGTTCGGTCTCGTGTCGATCCGTGAGGGCTCGGTCACCCTGCAGGGCGAGGACATCACGAACCTCAAGGCGAACAAGCTCGTCCAGGCCGGCGTCGGCTTCGTCCCGCAGACGAACAACGTGTTCCCGTCGCTGTCCATCGAGGAGAACCTGCAGATGGGGCTGTACCTGCGGCCCCGGAAGTTCGCCGAGCGGCTCGAGGTCATCTACGACCTGTTCCCGGTGCTCGCGCAGCGGCGCGGTCAGCGGGCGGGGTCCCTGTCCGGCGGTGAGCGGCAGTCGGTCGCCATGGCACGCGCGCTGATGATGGACCCGAAGGTGCTGCTGCTCGACGAGCCGAGTGCCGGGCTTTCCCCGGTGCGCCAGGACGAGACGTTCCTGCGGACCCGCCGGATCAACAAGGCCGGTGTGTCGATCGTGATGGTGGAGCAGAACGCGCGACGCTGTCTGCAGATCTGCGATCGTGGGTACGTGCTCGACCAGGGGCGGAACGCGTACTCGGGCACGGGGAAGGAACTCGCGGACGACCCGAAGGTCATCGAGCTGTACCTCGGGACGCTCGCAAAGGACGTCGACGCAGGGCGCTAG
- a CDS encoding GuaB3 family IMP dehydrogenase-related protein, whose product MSEVEIGAGKRGRRAYAFDDIAVVPSRRTRDPRDVSVQWSIDAFTFASPILSAPMDSVSSPATVIQMGKLGILGVLDLEGLWTRYEDPTPYYDEIKSLTDGNVTKRMQEIYSEPIKAELITARLAEIRAAGVPVAGSLSPQRTQEFSKTVVDAGVDLFVIRGTTVSAEHVSQNEEPLNLKKFIYELDVPVIVGGASTYTSALHLMRTGAAGVLVGFGGGAASTTRAALGIHAPMATAVADVAGARRDYLDESGGRYVHVIADGGLDTAGDIVKAIAVGADAVMLGTALARATEAPGGGFHWGAEAHHPELPRGRRVEVGTIAPLENVLNGPTPTFDGRANLVGALRRSMATTGYSDVKEFQRVEVVVAPYHQ is encoded by the coding sequence GTGAGCGAAGTCGAGATCGGTGCAGGCAAGCGCGGACGTCGGGCGTACGCGTTCGACGACATCGCGGTGGTCCCCTCCAGGCGGACGCGTGACCCGCGCGACGTCAGCGTGCAGTGGTCGATCGACGCGTTCACCTTCGCGTCGCCGATCCTCTCCGCGCCGATGGACTCCGTGTCCTCGCCGGCCACGGTCATCCAGATGGGCAAGCTCGGCATCCTGGGCGTCCTCGACCTCGAGGGGCTGTGGACCCGCTACGAGGACCCGACGCCCTACTACGACGAGATCAAGTCGCTCACCGACGGCAACGTCACGAAGCGCATGCAGGAGATCTACTCCGAGCCGATCAAGGCCGAGCTGATCACCGCGCGCCTGGCCGAGATCCGTGCCGCCGGGGTGCCGGTCGCCGGCTCGCTCAGCCCGCAGCGCACGCAGGAGTTCTCGAAGACGGTCGTCGACGCCGGTGTCGACCTGTTCGTCATCCGTGGCACGACGGTCTCGGCCGAGCACGTGTCGCAGAACGAAGAGCCCCTCAACCTCAAGAAGTTCATCTACGAGCTCGACGTCCCGGTGATCGTGGGCGGTGCCTCGACGTACACGTCGGCGCTGCACCTCATGCGCACGGGTGCTGCCGGCGTCCTCGTCGGCTTCGGTGGCGGTGCTGCGTCCACCACGCGTGCCGCGCTGGGCATCCACGCGCCGATGGCCACCGCGGTCGCCGACGTCGCGGGTGCGCGTCGTGACTACCTCGACGAGTCGGGTGGCCGCTACGTGCACGTCATCGCCGACGGCGGTCTCGACACCGCCGGCGACATCGTCAAGGCGATCGCGGTCGGTGCGGACGCCGTCATGCTCGGTACCGCGCTCGCCCGTGCCACCGAGGCACCGGGCGGCGGCTTCCACTGGGGTGCCGAGGCGCACCACCCGGAGCTGCCCCGTGGCCGCCGGGTCGAGGTGGGCACGATCGCCCCACTCGAGAACGTGCTGAACGGCCCGACCCCGACGTTCGACGGCCGCGCCAACCTCGTCGGTGCGCTGCGCCGCTCGATGGCGACGACCGGATACTCCGACGTCAAGGAGTTCCAGCGAGTAGAAGTGGTCGTGGCGCCGTACCACCAGTGA
- a CDS encoding glycerol-3-phosphate dehydrogenase/oxidase has protein sequence MAKSSTTKQTSSAGRPGDVVPGAGFDPAAKLGPDERAAAIETLKTKELDVLVVGGGIVGAGSALDAVTRGLTVGIVEARDWGSGTSSRSSKLVHGGIRYLEQLNFGLVREALIERGLLLQRIAPHLVKPVRFLYPLNHRVWERFYIGIGMAMYDAFSWSGGRPPGVPHHRHLSRTQVLRSMPSLKKDAFVGGMTYYDAQVDDARYVASLVRTAASYGAHAASRIRIEGFIKVGERVVGAQAHDIQTGKRFEIRAKQVVNATGVWTDDTQAMIGTRGQFKVRASKGVHLVIPRDRFQSNMGMILRTEKSVLFVIPWGRHWLVGTTDTDWYLDKAHPAATAADIDYILEHVNKVLRVPLTREDVEGVYAGLRPLLAGESDQTSKLSREHVVAHTVPGLVVVAGGKWTTYRVMGKDAIDEAVAAMDGKIPASTTEDIPLLGAEGYPAAWNRRARTARSFNVHKVRIEHLLNRYGTLATEVLQLVEQDPALAEPLPGADDYIGAEVVYAASHEGALHLEDVLARRTRISIEAWDRGESAAPVAAKLMADVLGWDQETTEHEVSNYLKRVAAERESQLQPDDESADRVRLEAPDIAFGFDEDDVVVGGGRSSGAEGAKASDEQVVGEKTSEPE, from the coding sequence ATGGCGAAGTCCAGCACCACGAAGCAGACCAGTTCGGCCGGACGTCCTGGCGACGTCGTGCCGGGGGCGGGGTTCGACCCCGCGGCCAAGCTCGGCCCCGACGAACGCGCGGCGGCGATCGAGACCCTCAAGACGAAGGAGCTCGACGTCCTGGTCGTGGGCGGCGGCATCGTCGGTGCGGGCAGTGCGCTCGACGCCGTCACCCGGGGCCTGACCGTCGGCATCGTCGAGGCCCGTGACTGGGGATCGGGCACGTCGAGCCGTTCGTCGAAGCTCGTGCACGGCGGCATCCGCTACCTGGAGCAGTTGAACTTCGGCCTCGTGCGCGAGGCCCTCATCGAACGTGGCCTGCTGCTGCAGCGGATCGCCCCGCACCTGGTGAAGCCGGTGCGCTTCCTGTACCCGCTCAACCACCGCGTGTGGGAGCGGTTCTACATCGGCATCGGCATGGCGATGTACGACGCGTTCAGCTGGTCCGGCGGTCGTCCGCCCGGGGTCCCGCACCACCGGCACCTCAGCCGCACGCAGGTGCTGCGCTCGATGCCGTCGCTCAAGAAGGACGCCTTCGTCGGCGGCATGACCTACTACGACGCCCAGGTCGACGACGCCCGCTACGTGGCCTCGCTCGTCCGCACGGCGGCGTCCTACGGTGCGCACGCCGCGAGCCGGATCCGGATCGAGGGCTTCATCAAGGTGGGGGAGCGCGTGGTCGGCGCGCAGGCCCACGACATCCAGACCGGTAAGCGGTTCGAGATCCGCGCGAAGCAGGTCGTGAACGCCACGGGCGTCTGGACGGACGACACCCAGGCGATGATCGGCACCCGCGGGCAGTTCAAGGTGCGGGCGTCGAAGGGCGTGCACCTGGTCATCCCGCGCGACCGGTTCCAGTCGAACATGGGCATGATCCTGCGCACCGAGAAGAGCGTGCTGTTCGTGATCCCGTGGGGCCGGCACTGGTTGGTGGGCACGACCGACACCGACTGGTACCTCGACAAGGCGCACCCGGCGGCGACCGCGGCCGACATCGACTACATCCTCGAGCACGTCAACAAGGTGCTCCGCGTCCCGCTCACCCGAGAGGACGTCGAGGGTGTCTACGCCGGACTCCGTCCCCTGCTGGCGGGGGAGTCCGACCAGACCTCGAAGCTCAGCCGCGAGCACGTCGTGGCGCACACGGTGCCCGGGCTCGTGGTCGTCGCCGGCGGCAAGTGGACCACCTACCGGGTGATGGGCAAGGACGCCATCGACGAGGCCGTCGCCGCGATGGACGGCAAGATCCCGGCGTCGACGACCGAGGACATCCCGCTGCTCGGGGCCGAGGGCTACCCAGCCGCGTGGAACCGACGCGCACGGACCGCCCGCAGCTTCAACGTGCACAAGGTCCGCATCGAGCACCTGCTGAACCGCTACGGCACCCTGGCCACCGAGGTGCTGCAGCTCGTCGAGCAGGACCCCGCCCTGGCCGAGCCGCTGCCGGGAGCCGACGACTACATCGGCGCCGAGGTCGTGTACGCAGCCTCGCACGAGGGAGCCCTGCACCTGGAGGACGTCCTCGCCCGCCGCACCCGCATCTCGATCGAGGCCTGGGACCGCGGTGAGTCGGCGGCCCCGGTCGCCGCGAAGCTCATGGCCGACGTGCTCGGCTGGGACCAGGAGACCACCGAACACGAGGTGTCGAACTACCTGAAGCGCGTGGCCGCGGAACGCGAGTCGCAGCTGCAGCCCGACGACGAGAGCGCGGACCGCGTGCGGCTCGAGGCACCGGACATCGCGTTCGGCTTCGACGAGGACGACGTCGTCGTGGGTGGCGGCCGCAGCAGCGGTGCCGAGGGCGCGAAGGCGTCCGACGAGCAGGTCGTGGGGGAGAAGACGAGCGAGCCGGAGTAG
- a CDS encoding ABC transporter ATP-binding protein yields MSETYGYTKADPILTVDGVTRHFGGMTAVDVDHLEVQRGSITALIGPNGAGKTTFFNLLTGFDKPSPGARTQFNGTTLQKTSATHIANRGMVRTFQLTKALSRLTVMQNMLLGARDQPGENFFAALVKPVWAKREREITAKAEDLLARFKLDDKADDYAGSLSGGQRKLLEMARALMSDPTMIMLDEPMAGVNPALTQSLLGHIQSLRDDGMTVLFVEHDMHMVRHISDWVVVMAEGKVVAEGPADTVMDDQAVIDAYLGAHHDTDLGDDSLLTEETFEELAEEVAEEDAADAAAEEKTR; encoded by the coding sequence GTGTCTGAGACCTACGGCTACACGAAGGCCGACCCGATCCTCACGGTCGACGGCGTCACCCGGCACTTCGGCGGCATGACCGCCGTGGACGTCGACCACCTCGAGGTCCAGCGCGGCTCCATCACGGCCCTGATCGGCCCGAACGGCGCCGGCAAGACGACCTTCTTCAACCTGTTGACCGGCTTCGACAAGCCGAGCCCCGGCGCCAGGACGCAGTTCAACGGCACCACGCTGCAGAAGACGAGCGCGACCCACATCGCCAACCGCGGCATGGTCCGCACCTTCCAGCTGACGAAGGCGTTGTCGCGGCTCACCGTGATGCAGAACATGCTGCTCGGCGCCCGTGACCAGCCCGGCGAGAACTTCTTCGCCGCGCTGGTCAAGCCGGTGTGGGCGAAGCGCGAGCGGGAGATCACCGCGAAGGCCGAGGACCTGCTCGCCCGCTTCAAGCTCGACGACAAGGCGGACGACTACGCCGGTTCGCTGTCGGGTGGCCAGCGGAAGCTCCTCGAGATGGCCAGGGCGCTGATGTCCGACCCGACGATGATCATGCTCGACGAGCCGATGGCGGGCGTGAACCCCGCGCTGACGCAGTCGCTGCTCGGGCACATCCAGTCCCTGCGCGACGACGGCATGACCGTGCTGTTCGTCGAGCACGACATGCACATGGTCCGGCACATCTCGGACTGGGTGGTCGTGATGGCCGAGGGCAAGGTCGTCGCCGAGGGCCCTGCCGACACCGTGATGGACGACCAGGCGGTCATCGACGCGTACCTGGGTGCGCACCACGACACCGACCTGGGCGACGATTCGCTCCTCACCGAGGAGACCTTCGAGGAACTGGCGGAGGAAGTCGCGGAAGAAGACGCGGCGGACGCAGCAGCAGAGGAGAAGACCCGATGA
- the guaB gene encoding IMP dehydrogenase — protein sequence MDQPDPFGFIGLTYDDVMLLPGHTDVIPSEASTASRLTRRISVNVPLLSAAMDTVTEARMAIAMARQGGIGILHRNLSIEDQAAYVDKVKRSESGMITNPVTTTPDATVAEVDAICGQFRVSGLPVVEADGTLVGIITNRDMRFVATFEQSTTFVRDVMTKAPLITAMEGIDPEEAIAIFAQHKIEKLPLVDADGKLRGLITVKDFDKSEQYPDATKDDEGRLRVGAAIGFFGDAWQRAEALRDAGVDVLVVDTANGESEGVLDMVRRLKADPSFADIDVIGGNVATRAGAQALIDAGVDAVKVGVGPGSICTTRVVAGVGVPQVTAVYEASLAAREAGVPIIADGGLQYSGDIAKALVAGADTVMLGSLLAGTDESPGDLVFVGGKQFKAYRGMGSLGALQTRGKKTSYSKDRYFQADVPNDDKLIPEGIEGQVPYRGSVGNVVYQLTGGLRQSMFYVGGRTIPELKARGKFVRITAAGLKESHPHDVQMVVEAPNYRS from the coding sequence ATGGACCAGCCGGATCCGTTCGGATTCATCGGACTCACGTACGACGACGTCATGCTCCTGCCGGGGCACACCGACGTCATCCCGAGCGAGGCGTCCACCGCGTCCCGGCTCACCAGGCGGATCTCCGTCAACGTCCCGCTGCTCTCCGCGGCGATGGACACCGTCACCGAAGCCCGCATGGCCATCGCCATGGCGCGGCAGGGCGGCATCGGGATCCTGCACCGCAACCTCTCCATCGAGGACCAGGCGGCCTACGTCGACAAGGTCAAGCGCTCCGAGTCGGGCATGATCACCAACCCGGTGACCACCACCCCGGACGCCACCGTGGCCGAGGTCGACGCGATCTGCGGTCAGTTCCGCGTCTCCGGCCTGCCCGTGGTCGAGGCGGACGGCACCCTCGTCGGCATCATCACCAACCGCGACATGCGGTTCGTGGCGACGTTCGAGCAGTCGACCACCTTCGTGCGTGACGTCATGACCAAGGCGCCGCTGATCACCGCGATGGAGGGCATCGACCCCGAAGAAGCCATCGCGATCTTCGCGCAGCACAAGATCGAGAAGCTGCCGTTGGTGGACGCCGACGGCAAGCTCCGCGGTCTCATCACCGTCAAGGACTTCGACAAGAGCGAGCAGTACCCGGACGCCACCAAGGACGACGAGGGCCGACTGCGCGTCGGTGCCGCGATCGGCTTCTTCGGCGACGCCTGGCAGCGTGCCGAGGCCCTGCGCGACGCGGGCGTCGACGTGCTCGTGGTCGACACCGCCAACGGCGAGAGCGAAGGCGTGCTCGACATGGTGCGTCGTCTCAAGGCCGACCCGTCCTTCGCGGACATCGACGTCATCGGCGGCAACGTCGCGACGCGTGCCGGTGCGCAGGCGCTCATCGACGCCGGTGTCGACGCCGTCAAGGTGGGCGTCGGGCCCGGCTCGATCTGCACCACCCGCGTCGTCGCCGGCGTCGGCGTCCCGCAGGTCACCGCCGTGTACGAGGCGTCCCTCGCTGCGCGCGAGGCCGGCGTGCCGATCATCGCCGACGGTGGCCTGCAGTACTCGGGTGACATCGCCAAGGCCCTGGTGGCCGGTGCCGACACCGTCATGCTCGGTTCGCTGCTGGCCGGCACCGACGAGTCCCCCGGCGACCTGGTCTTCGTGGGCGGCAAGCAGTTCAAGGCGTACCGCGGGATGGGCTCCCTGGGTGCACTGCAGACCCGCGGCAAGAAGACCTCGTACTCGAAGGACCGCTACTTCCAGGCGGACGTCCCGAACGACGACAAGCTGATCCCCGAGGGCATCGAGGGCCAGGTGCCCTACCGCGGCTCGGTCGGCAACGTCGTCTACCAGCTCACCGGTGGACTCCGGCAGTCGATGTTCTACGTCGGCGGCCGCACGATCCCGGAGCTCAAGGCCCGCGGCAAGTTCGTCCGCATCACGGCTGCCGGGCTCAAGGAGTCGCACCCGCACGACGTCCAGATGGTCGTCGAGGCGCCGAACTACCGCAGCTGA
- a CDS encoding branched-chain amino acid ABC transporter permease, with protein sequence MDYILNLLSSLTQEALAPTTAAFALAAIGLNVHFGLTGLVNMGQAAFLLLGAYGFAISITNGLPFVMAVLIALLVAIVFAIILGVPTLRLRGDYLAIVTISGAEIIRMVGRSSLLTTTTGGSNGITGSSYRDPFTALSPLPDGTTTILWFTYANNGVNGWWIRIAAWALVALFTFVLFLLMRSPWGRVLKAIREDEDAVRSLGKNVYSYKMQALVFGGALGAIAGIIYVLPSSVQPDAMGRSMTFFIWTALILGGAATVFGPVLGAVLFFVVRLFIRTLAGDFIPDSIMNAQQAEQFSYVLVGVALMLLIVFRPQGLLGNKKELTFSV encoded by the coding sequence ATGGACTACATCCTCAACCTGCTGTCCTCGCTCACCCAGGAGGCCCTCGCCCCCACCACGGCGGCGTTCGCCCTGGCGGCCATCGGACTGAACGTGCACTTCGGCCTGACCGGGCTCGTGAACATGGGCCAGGCGGCGTTCCTGCTGCTCGGCGCCTACGGCTTCGCGATCTCCATCACGAACGGGCTGCCGTTCGTGATGGCCGTGCTCATCGCCCTGCTCGTCGCCATCGTGTTCGCGATCATCCTCGGCGTCCCGACGTTGCGGCTCCGCGGCGACTACCTGGCGATCGTGACGATCTCCGGCGCCGAGATCATCCGCATGGTCGGCCGCTCCAGCCTGCTGACCACGACGACGGGTGGCTCCAACGGCATCACCGGGTCGAGCTACCGCGACCCGTTCACCGCCCTGAGCCCGCTGCCGGACGGCACCACGACCATCCTCTGGTTCACCTACGCCAACAACGGCGTCAACGGCTGGTGGATCCGCATCGCCGCCTGGGCCCTCGTCGCGCTGTTCACCTTCGTGCTCTTCCTGCTCATGCGCAGCCCCTGGGGCCGTGTCCTCAAGGCGATCCGCGAGGACGAGGACGCCGTCCGCTCCCTCGGCAAGAACGTCTACTCGTACAAGATGCAGGCGCTCGTGTTCGGTGGTGCGCTCGGTGCGATCGCCGGGATCATCTACGTGCTGCCGAGTTCGGTGCAACCGGACGCCATGGGCCGCTCGATGACGTTCTTCATCTGGACGGCGCTCATCCTCGGCGGTGCCGCGACGGTGTTCGGTCCGGTGCTCGGCGCAGTGCTGTTCTTCGTCGTCCGGCTCTTCATCCGCACCCTGGCCGGCGACTTCATCCCCGACTCGATCATGAACGCCCAGCAGGCCGAGCAGTTCTCGTACGTGCTCGTCGGCGTCGCGCTCATGCTCCTGATCGTGTTCCGACCACAGGGCCTGCTCGGCAACAAGAAGGAGCTGACGTTCAGTGTCTGA
- a CDS encoding VOC family protein, whose amino-acid sequence MVSAVSHTTIDCRDAFALSEWWKQVLGYVDIDDDPNGPGHEECMITAPDGSHQVLFIQVPEAKSVKNRIHFDLRPTDRTRDAEVERLRGIGATELADLRNDDGGWVVFADPEGNEFCVLRSVAELDG is encoded by the coding sequence ATGGTCAGCGCCGTCTCCCACACCACGATCGACTGCCGTGACGCCTTCGCCCTGTCGGAGTGGTGGAAGCAGGTCCTCGGCTACGTCGACATCGACGACGACCCGAACGGCCCCGGGCACGAGGAGTGCATGATCACCGCACCCGACGGCTCGCACCAGGTGCTGTTCATCCAGGTCCCCGAGGCGAAGTCCGTGAAGAACCGGATCCACTTCGACCTGCGCCCCACCGACCGCACGCGCGATGCCGAGGTCGAGCGGCTGCGGGGCATCGGTGCGACCGAGCTCGCCGACCTCCGGAACGACGACGGCGGCTGGGTCGTGTTCGCGGATCCGGAGGGCAACGAGTTCTGCGTGCTGCGTTCCGTGGCTGAACTCGACGGCTGA
- a CDS encoding branched-chain amino acid ABC transporter permease translates to MGSITPPGRAQPRLFRLRQARRRPVLAAVLVAAFLATFLIDWAVTLPAFSATSAPATSQACTVSPTNGCIQGTITDSEREPAEDVDVDVAGPGGFAETATTNADGRWSVSVDEAGEYTVSVDQDTLPKGQYLTNAADAERKVQATLNANVGQIFQLSDQKGATTTTDSSSVSPQRAWQQFASGIRLGLLIALASIGLSLIYGTTGLSSFSHGEQVTLGGLLAYVFANQLGWNIWVTGIVVTLLCAATGYLQDAGIWRPLRRKRISLTQLMIVTIGLSIAAQYAFQYFFGAATVRIQQGNPETVRFAGVTLTVQSYVAMGIALVVLIATGLFLAKTRFGRATRAVSDNPALAAASGIDVDRVIRFVWTLAAGLAGLSGVMLGLVLNGVNWQTGLQLLLLMFASVTLGGLGTAYGALVGSMIIGVVVELTNLVLPGDFKYATALVILILILLFRPQGIFGRAERVG, encoded by the coding sequence GTGGGATCCATCACTCCTCCGGGACGGGCGCAGCCGCGTCTGTTCCGCCTCCGCCAGGCGCGACGTCGACCGGTCCTCGCGGCCGTGCTCGTCGCCGCGTTCCTGGCGACCTTCCTGATCGACTGGGCGGTCACCCTGCCGGCCTTCAGCGCCACGTCGGCACCGGCGACCAGTCAGGCCTGCACCGTCAGCCCGACGAACGGGTGCATCCAGGGCACGATCACCGACTCCGAGCGGGAACCGGCCGAGGACGTCGACGTCGACGTCGCCGGGCCCGGTGGCTTCGCCGAGACCGCCACCACGAACGCCGACGGCCGCTGGTCGGTCAGCGTCGACGAGGCCGGCGAGTACACCGTGAGCGTCGACCAGGACACCCTGCCGAAGGGCCAGTACCTGACGAACGCGGCGGACGCGGAACGCAAGGTCCAGGCGACCCTGAACGCCAACGTCGGGCAGATCTTCCAGCTGTCCGACCAGAAGGGCGCCACCACCACGACGGACTCGTCGAGCGTCAGCCCGCAACGGGCCTGGCAGCAGTTCGCCTCGGGGATCCGCCTCGGCCTGCTCATCGCGCTGGCGTCGATCGGTCTCTCGCTCATCTACGGCACGACGGGGCTGTCGAGCTTCTCGCACGGCGAGCAGGTCACCCTCGGCGGGCTGCTGGCCTACGTGTTCGCGAACCAGCTCGGCTGGAACATCTGGGTGACCGGCATCGTCGTCACGCTGCTGTGCGCGGCCACCGGGTACCTGCAGGACGCCGGGATCTGGCGGCCGCTCCGGCGCAAGCGGATCAGCCTCACGCAGCTCATGATCGTGACGATCGGTCTGTCGATCGCCGCCCAGTACGCGTTCCAGTACTTCTTCGGAGCAGCGACCGTCCGGATCCAGCAGGGCAACCCCGAGACCGTCCGGTTCGCCGGGGTCACGCTCACGGTGCAGTCCTACGTGGCGATGGGCATCGCGCTGGTCGTCCTGATCGCCACCGGCCTGTTCCTGGCGAAGACCCGTTTCGGCCGGGCCACCCGAGCAGTGTCGGACAACCCGGCGCTCGCCGCGGCGTCCGGCATCGACGTCGACCGGGTCATCCGGTTCGTGTGGACGCTCGCCGCGGGTCTCGCCGGCCTGTCCGGCGTGATGCTCGGCCTGGTGCTCAACGGCGTGAACTGGCAGACCGGCCTGCAGCTGCTCCTGCTCATGTTCGCCTCGGTGACGCTCGGCGGTCTCGGGACGGCCTACGGCGCGCTGGTCGGGTCGATGATCATCGGCGTCGTCGTCGAGCTCACGAACCTCGTGCTCCCCGGTGACTTCAAGTACGCCACCGCCCTCGTCATCCTCATCCTCATCCTGCTGTTCCGGCCGCAGGGCATCTTCGGCCGCGCCGAGCGGGTCGGCTAA
- a CDS encoding ABC transporter substrate-binding protein: MIRTTRATTALALAGAVAVLLAACSTTSSGDSPSSSASSGAKKDPAASCKAPDTPSTDALKIGTILPLTGSLAYLNPPAESGVGLAVKDINAAGGVLDKDVTIDPATDSGDSNDMTVSSSAATKLVNAKVPVAIGAESSSVTLNVIDQLTSNCIVEISPANTASDLSGYSSYYYRTAPPDSVQGSALGQLVTGDGNAKVAFLVFNDTYGTGLRNSVQSAVEASGGQVVYGGKGEGQEFPPGQTTFSSEVTAALAAKPDAIVVLAFDETKSIIPELVSQGNTAKIYMSDGNTADYSKDFDKGTLTGAQGTIPGASPKDDFKKQLSAFYKESSNKTLADYSYAAESYDATVLAALAAVKGKGTDSGTIQANMAAVSGADGGTECATFKECVALLDDGKDIHYTGPSGIGPFDDNNDPSSAYIGIYKFDGANKPVYQSAIQGAVKK, translated from the coding sequence ATGATCAGAACCACCCGTGCCACCACGGCACTGGCGTTGGCAGGCGCAGTAGCCGTCCTGCTCGCCGCGTGTTCCACCACCAGCAGCGGCGACTCCCCGTCCAGCTCGGCGTCGAGCGGTGCGAAGAAGGACCCCGCCGCCAGCTGCAAGGCCCCCGACACCCCCAGCACCGACGCGCTGAAGATCGGCACGATCCTGCCGCTCACCGGTTCGCTGGCGTACCTGAACCCGCCGGCCGAGTCCGGCGTCGGCCTCGCGGTCAAGGACATCAACGCCGCGGGCGGCGTCCTCGACAAGGACGTCACCATCGACCCGGCGACGGACTCGGGCGACAGCAACGACATGACCGTGTCGAGCTCGGCCGCGACGAAGCTCGTGAACGCGAAGGTCCCGGTCGCGATCGGCGCCGAGTCCTCGTCGGTCACGCTCAACGTCATCGACCAGCTCACCAGCAACTGCATCGTCGAGATCTCGCCCGCGAACACCGCGAGCGACCTCTCCGGCTACTCGTCGTACTACTACCGGACCGCTCCGCCGGACTCGGTGCAGGGTTCGGCGCTCGGTCAGCTCGTGACCGGTGACGGCAACGCCAAGGTCGCGTTCCTCGTCTTCAACGACACCTACGGCACGGGCCTCCGCAACTCGGTGCAGTCCGCGGTCGAGGCCTCCGGTGGCCAGGTCGTCTACGGCGGCAAGGGCGAGGGCCAGGAGTTCCCGCCCGGTCAGACCACGTTCTCGTCCGAGGTGACGGCCGCACTCGCAGCCAAGCCGGACGCGATCGTCGTCCTGGCCTTCGACGAGACGAAGTCGATCATCCCGGAGCTCGTCTCGCAGGGGAACACGGCGAAGATCTACATGTCCGACGGCAACACGGCCGACTACTCGAAGGACTTCGACAAGGGCACCCTGACCGGCGCCCAGGGCACCATCCCCGGTGCCTCGCCGAAGGACGACTTCAAGAAGCAACTGTCCGCCTTCTACAAGGAGTCGTCGAACAAGACGCTCGCCGACTACTCGTACGCGGCGGAGTCCTACGACGCCACCGTCCTCGCAGCCCTCGCTGCGGTGAAGGGCAAGGGCACCGACTCGGGCACCATCCAGGCCAACATGGCCGCGGTCTCCGGCGCGGACGGCGGCACCGAGTGCGCCACGTTCAAGGAGTGCGTTGCACTCCTCGACGACGGCAAGGACATCCACTACACCGGCCCGTCCGGCATCGGTCCGTTCGACGACAACAACGACCCGTCGAGCGCCTACATCGGCATCTACAAGTTCGACGGTGCCAACAAGCCCGTCTACCAGAGCGCCATCCAGGGCGCGGTCAAGAAGTAA